A genome region from Frankineae bacterium MT45 includes the following:
- a CDS encoding Signal transduction histidine kinase, producing MPEALRSRYEAKRERHGLDFPLWIPLCTYGCGIVFAVVAVAQRGALWPPTSIALAGLIAILPGIANMTLRWWVPWWVNLPVVLIGIGWLLSEPLKNYGPADAAPLVLMVVAAELTATEGAIVGLIATSASIALLVTASTIGTLPGVITYCCGVLLGLDVGYMMRWQMRALTAERAKRDVEGAQAALAERQRIAREVHDVVAHSLSVTLLHITGARHVLEEGADVAEALEALADAEQVGRQAMSDIRRTVSVLATEPSQLQPLPGTAEIAELVAGFQSAGLKVEYELKGDPGTVAPALGLGIYRIIQESLTNVAKHAPGESVELKLDLTGGEARLSVRNRVAEPRQRMNAGGSGLTGMADRARQLGGTIRAGAEGDSWQVTLRVPSSESSSASRPPARTGDDCPWLTLTPRRLR from the coding sequence ATGCCGGAGGCTCTGCGCTCGCGCTACGAAGCCAAACGGGAGCGTCACGGCCTCGACTTTCCGCTGTGGATCCCGCTCTGCACCTACGGTTGCGGCATCGTCTTTGCCGTCGTTGCGGTGGCCCAGCGCGGGGCGCTCTGGCCGCCGACGTCCATCGCGCTGGCCGGCCTGATCGCGATCCTTCCCGGCATCGCCAATATGACGCTGCGGTGGTGGGTGCCGTGGTGGGTGAACCTGCCGGTGGTGCTGATCGGTATTGGATGGCTGCTCTCGGAACCGCTGAAGAACTACGGCCCGGCCGACGCGGCGCCGCTGGTGTTGATGGTCGTGGCGGCGGAGTTGACGGCCACCGAGGGGGCAATCGTCGGTCTGATCGCCACGTCGGCCAGCATCGCGCTGCTGGTCACCGCATCGACGATCGGTACGCTTCCCGGCGTCATCACCTACTGCTGCGGCGTGCTGCTGGGCTTGGACGTCGGGTACATGATGCGCTGGCAGATGAGGGCGCTCACCGCCGAACGGGCCAAGCGTGACGTCGAGGGTGCGCAGGCCGCGCTGGCTGAGCGGCAGCGAATTGCTCGGGAAGTGCACGATGTCGTGGCGCATTCGCTCAGCGTCACGCTGCTGCACATCACCGGAGCACGCCACGTGCTGGAGGAGGGGGCCGACGTCGCCGAGGCGCTGGAGGCGTTGGCTGATGCCGAACAGGTCGGCCGGCAGGCGATGTCTGACATCCGGCGCACCGTGAGCGTGCTGGCCACCGAGCCGTCCCAACTGCAACCCCTACCCGGCACGGCCGAGATCGCTGAACTGGTGGCCGGATTCCAGTCCGCCGGCCTGAAAGTCGAGTACGAATTGAAGGGTGACCCGGGTACGGTCGCGCCGGCGCTGGGTCTAGGCATCTACCGGATCATCCAGGAATCATTGACGAATGTGGCGAAGCATGCGCCGGGCGAATCGGTTGAGCTAAAGCTGGACTTGACGGGAGGCGAGGCGCGGCTGAGTGTCCGCAACCGGGTGGCCGAGCCACGGCAGCGCATGAACGCCGGTGGGTCGGGTCTGACCGGCATGGCCGATCGGGCGCGTCAGCTCGGCGGCACGATCCGCGCCGGTGCCGAGGGTGACAGCTGGCAGGTGACGCTCCGGGTGCCCTCAAGTGAGAGTTCGTCCGCCTCGCGTCCGCCGGCCCGGACGGGCGACGACTGCCCCTGGCTCACCCTCACACCCCGGCGTCTGCGTTGA
- a CDS encoding two component transcriptional regulator, LuxR family — protein MAGEAGSEMDEAATNVLLVDDQELVRSGLRRILRRRDGFNIVAECSDGDQVPAAVAEHHIDVIIMDLRMKHVDGITATQRLGDAGSHPPVLTLTTFDDDEMLSGALRAGAAGFILKDSPAEDLIRAVRTVAAGDAWLDPAVTARVLAAYRRAAPPRPSAGSAELTARENDVLQAIGQGLSNGEIAAALHISELTVKSHIGRIFTKLDLRDRAAAIVYAYDHAIVGSPDAYRG, from the coding sequence ATGGCCGGCGAAGCCGGGTCGGAGATGGACGAAGCTGCGACGAACGTGCTGCTGGTCGACGATCAGGAACTCGTCCGGTCTGGGCTGCGCCGCATCCTGCGCCGTCGAGACGGGTTCAACATCGTCGCCGAGTGCTCGGACGGCGATCAGGTACCGGCCGCGGTGGCCGAACACCACATCGACGTCATCATCATGGACCTGCGGATGAAGCACGTCGACGGCATCACGGCCACCCAGCGACTCGGCGACGCGGGCAGCCACCCGCCAGTCCTGACGCTCACGACCTTCGACGACGACGAGATGCTCTCCGGTGCGCTGCGGGCCGGTGCCGCCGGCTTCATCCTCAAGGATTCGCCGGCCGAGGATCTGATCCGCGCGGTGCGCACCGTCGCTGCCGGGGATGCCTGGCTGGACCCGGCGGTGACGGCCCGAGTGCTCGCCGCCTACCGGCGAGCCGCGCCGCCGCGTCCGTCGGCCGGGAGTGCGGAACTCACGGCGCGCGAGAACGACGTGCTGCAGGCGATCGGCCAGGGGCTGAGCAATGGTGAGATCGCGGCGGCGCTGCACATCTCGGAGCTGACTGTGAAGAGCCATATCGGACGGATCTTCACCAAGCTCGATCTGCGGGACCGGGCGGCGGCCATCGTCTACGCCTACGACCACGCGATCGTCGGCTCGCCGGACGCTTACCGCGGCTAG
- a CDS encoding methyl-accepting chemotaxis protein produces MLRTIKLTVGRKLVLLVLLGLGTATIVGWVGYSGQRTLHELATQSRTQNLLPARTLGDLRAGVVEAELVKSGYTPNVEHAAAAKVLAAVASLKAAQMNGGEGPELDYVTSAWNTYAKDQSELNFEIVQSRIDDLSGTMLADAAADQATADSTYHSSTTLTIVAIVLGALLLAAAGVFISRSILIPLRRAVTVLRQMAERDYTAQVEVTSNDELGELSEAVNTAVADVRNVLTTVSGHSQQLAGSAQSLTEIADQLTGSSEQTSGQAGQVAEAINQVDDNVQMMAGAATEMDASVQEISRSAAEASGVAQDAVRTAQSTTTTIAQLGTSSEEVGTVLKLIQTIAGQTNLLALNATIEAARAGEAGKGFAVVATEVKQLAEETARATSDISTLVDTIQNGTTAAVAAIGEVSQTINQISDYQSTIAAAVAEQSATTAEMSRSISQIAEGTGTVSVNMSELSEGTTTTATAARATGKSADELAGLAVELDTLTRQFRI; encoded by the coding sequence GTGTTGCGAACCATCAAGTTGACGGTCGGGCGCAAGCTCGTGCTCCTCGTGCTGCTCGGTCTGGGGACGGCCACCATCGTTGGTTGGGTCGGCTACTCCGGCCAGCGCACGCTCCACGAACTCGCCACCCAGAGCCGCACCCAGAACCTGCTTCCCGCCCGCACCCTGGGCGACCTGCGCGCCGGCGTCGTCGAGGCTGAACTGGTGAAGAGCGGCTACACGCCCAACGTGGAGCACGCCGCCGCGGCCAAGGTACTGGCCGCCGTCGCAAGCCTCAAAGCGGCCCAGATGAACGGCGGGGAAGGCCCCGAACTCGACTACGTCACGTCGGCCTGGAACACCTACGCCAAGGATCAGAGCGAGCTCAACTTCGAGATCGTCCAGAGCCGCATCGACGACCTCTCCGGCACGATGCTGGCCGACGCCGCAGCCGATCAGGCCACGGCCGACAGCACCTACCACTCGTCGACGACGCTGACGATCGTGGCCATCGTGCTGGGCGCGCTGCTGCTCGCCGCAGCCGGTGTCTTCATCTCACGCTCGATCCTCATCCCGCTGCGTCGCGCGGTCACTGTGCTGCGCCAGATGGCCGAGCGTGACTACACGGCTCAGGTCGAGGTGACGAGCAACGATGAGCTGGGTGAACTCAGCGAGGCGGTGAACACCGCAGTCGCCGACGTCCGCAACGTCCTCACCACGGTCTCCGGCCACTCGCAGCAGCTCGCCGGTTCGGCCCAGTCGCTCACCGAGATCGCCGACCAGCTGACCGGCAGCTCCGAGCAGACCTCCGGTCAGGCCGGTCAGGTCGCCGAGGCGATCAACCAGGTCGATGACAACGTCCAGATGATGGCCGGCGCCGCCACCGAGATGGACGCCTCCGTCCAGGAGATCTCCCGCAGCGCGGCCGAGGCATCGGGCGTGGCTCAGGACGCCGTCCGCACCGCGCAGTCCACCACCACGACGATCGCTCAGCTCGGCACGTCGTCGGAGGAGGTCGGCACCGTCCTCAAGCTCATCCAGACGATCGCCGGGCAAACGAACCTGCTGGCTCTCAACGCCACGATTGAGGCGGCCCGCGCCGGCGAGGCCGGTAAGGGCTTCGCCGTCGTCGCCACCGAGGTGAAGCAGCTCGCCGAGGAGACGGCCCGGGCCACCAGCGACATCTCGACCCTCGTCGACACCATTCAGAACGGCACCACGGCCGCCGTCGCCGCCATCGGCGAGGTGAGCCAGACGATCAACCAGATCAGCGACTACCAGTCGACGATCGCCGCCGCGGTCGCCGAGCAGAGTGCCACCACCGCCGAGATGAGCCGATCGATCTCGCAGATCGCCGAGGGCACCGGCACGGTGAGCGTCAACATGAGTGAGCTCTCGGAGGGGACGACGACCACCGCCACCGCCGCCCGGGCCACCGGCAAGTCGGCCGACGAACTGGCTGGCCTCGCGGTCGAGCTCGACACCCTCACCCGGCAGTTCCGCATCTGA
- a CDS encoding Glycosyl hydrolases family 16 has translation MSTTRDFVPAQPEPHGQPTQQTQPTQQGQPAQQTQGRLRVPPPAIRNPGTTAHPGATAYPRAPLPPEVSSELRTSPPRRTLWLVAVLALLLAALVVSRQVKSDHDTVPATSDAMPVGNLPGWTQVFAEDFTKPAPLGTFSRTYASKWTGYNGANDTSKQGTYRPDKVLSVHDGMLDMYLHTEGGEHLVAAPAPLVGGRSSSKRFGSGPGSDGGQTYGRYSVRMRVDPVYGYKIAFLLWPDSTRWPDDGEIDFPEMNLDGTINAGSLYAQPATASNPKGVVAYQHTGVSLADWHTVTIDWTPGKVVFYIDGTVVFTNTTQVPHKPMHWILQAETNLDGTEPTNDTAAGHIDVDWATVYKYTPK, from the coding sequence ATGTCGACAACGCGTGACTTCGTGCCCGCGCAGCCCGAGCCGCACGGCCAGCCGACGCAGCAGACCCAGCCGACGCAACAGGGCCAGCCGGCGCAGCAGACCCAGGGGCGCCTCCGGGTACCACCACCGGCCATCCGCAATCCCGGCACCACCGCTCACCCGGGCGCGACGGCCTACCCGCGGGCACCTCTGCCGCCTGAAGTGTCGAGTGAGCTACGCACCTCGCCGCCGCGCCGCACGCTCTGGCTGGTCGCCGTTCTCGCGCTACTGCTCGCGGCGCTTGTCGTCTCCCGCCAGGTGAAGTCCGACCACGACACCGTGCCAGCGACTAGTGACGCCATGCCGGTCGGCAATCTGCCGGGGTGGACGCAGGTCTTCGCCGAGGATTTCACCAAACCGGCCCCGCTCGGCACGTTCTCCCGTACCTACGCGAGCAAATGGACGGGTTACAACGGCGCCAATGACACGTCCAAGCAGGGCACCTACCGTCCGGACAAGGTGCTCTCCGTGCACGACGGAATGCTCGACATGTACCTGCACACCGAGGGCGGGGAGCACCTGGTCGCGGCACCCGCTCCGCTCGTCGGCGGCCGTTCCTCCAGCAAGCGATTCGGCTCCGGCCCGGGCTCCGACGGAGGCCAGACCTACGGCCGGTACAGCGTGCGGATGAGGGTCGACCCGGTCTACGGCTACAAGATCGCCTTCCTGCTCTGGCCGGACAGCACACGCTGGCCCGACGACGGCGAGATCGATTTCCCGGAGATGAATCTCGACGGCACGATCAATGCGGGATCCCTCTACGCCCAGCCGGCCACCGCATCCAACCCCAAGGGTGTGGTCGCCTACCAGCACACCGGCGTCTCGTTGGCCGACTGGCACACCGTCACCATCGACTGGACTCCGGGGAAGGTCGTCTTCTACATCGACGGAACGGTCGTCTTCACGAACACGACGCAGGTACCGCACAAGCCGATGCACTGGATTCTTCAAGCTGAGACGAACCTCGACGGAACCGAACCGACGAACGACACGGCGGCCGGCCATATCGACGTCGACTGGGCAACCGTCTATAAATACACGCCGAAATAG